A single Mus musculus strain 129S1/SvImJ chromosome 12 genomic scaffold, GRCm38.p6 alternate locus group 129S1/SvImJ 129S1/SVIMJ_MMCHR12_CTG1 DNA region contains:
- the Crip1 gene encoding cysteine-rich protein 1, whose product MPKCPKCDKEVYFAERVTSLGKDWHRPCLKCEKCGKTLTSGGHAEHEGKPYCNHPCYSAMFGPKGFGRGGAESHTFK is encoded by the exons ATGCCGAAGTGCCCCAAGTGCGACAAGGAGGTGTATTTCG ctgagcgaGTGACTTCACTAGGCAAGGACTGGCATCGTCCCTGCCTGAAGtgtgagaaatgtggaaagacactGACCTCTGGGGGTCATGCTGAG CATGAAGGCAAGCCCTACTGCAATCATCCCTGCTACTCCGCCATGTTTGGGCCCAAAG GCTTTGGGCGAGGTGGAGCTGAGAGCCACACTTTCAAGTAG
- the Tedc1 gene encoding tubulin epsilon and delta complex protein 1 (The RefSeq protein has 8 substitutions compared to this genomic sequence) — protein sequence MRRRRSRVEGAARALPEAVAALSRCLPAGPSPEIFRRAKFDRPEAAPVLWQLLLRVLSPLAANNTWTDLAPEAQACVVKSALGSQGYPRSVLLQFPDGSSQGSRELLLALSWLLARGPLLEQLLAQTRVQLGDQLPQWEAPTSPGPPAPFVEPKSPVDLRLVEWLMGRLRFRWRCLISSQQEQCILLSKIHLYTQGCHSQQSLGHLSVAETEMLRDPESGQQLLQALESENIRLEAALEWRRRELVFWQWMDTVLDTCSPETPAVTSQPTFLPEISEGGLGELESVKQELQALQEELREVSEPRRAAWEARVGGLGQGPEWSNSRKALQEAVQQELAALQGSWEQSSTPGQPQRPHRLVRSKDGAPRPQGLQAAEVIRTLSAKEACLKKALHQLQRQCQQELARLAGALPGLIWILPPEH from the exons ATGCGGCGGCGGCGGAGCCGGGTGGAAGGGGCTGCCCGGGCCCTGCCTGAGGCTGTCGCCGCGCTGAGTCGGTGCCTGCCTGCTGGGCCCAGCCCAGAAGTCTTCCGCCGCGCCAAGTTCGATCGACCAGAGGCG GCTCCAGTGCTCTGGCAGCTTCTCTTGCGCGTGCTCTCACCGCTTGCTGCAAACAATACCTGGACCGACCTTGCCCCAG AGGCCCAAGCCTGTGTGGTGAAGTCAGCACTGGGCTCCCAAGGCTACCCCAGGTCTGTGCTGCTACAATTTCCCGACGGCAGTTCTCAGGGAAGCCGGGAACTGCTGTTGGCCCTGTCTTGGCTCCTCGCCCGAGGACCCTTGCTTGAGCAGCTGCTTGCCCAGACCCGTGTGCAGCTGGGTGACCAGTTGCCCCAGTGGGAG GCTCCAACCAGTCCTGGTCTTCCTGCACCCTTTGTGAAACCAAAGAGCCCGGTGGATCTCCGACTAGTGGAATGGCTGATGGGAAGGCTGCGGTTTAGGTGGCGATGCCTGATCTCTAGTCAGCAGGAGCAGGGTATCCTCCTCAGCAAG ATCCACCTGTACACCCAGGGATGCCACAGCCAACGGAGCCTTGGCCATCTTTCTGTTGCCGAAACAGAGATGCTTAGAGATCCAGAGAGCGGTCAGCAG CTTCTGCAAGCACTGGAGGGTGAGAACATCCGCCTGGAGGCAGCTCTGGAATGGCGGCGCCGTGAGCTGGTGTTCTGGCAGTGGATG GATACAGTTTTGGATACCTGTTCCCCTGAGACTCCTGCTGTGACATCCCAGCCAACGGTCCTGCCCGCCATCTCTGAAGGTGGGCTTGGTGAGCTGGAGTCCGTTAAACAAGAGTTGCAGGCCCTGCAGGAGGAGCTACGGGAAGTGTCTGAGCCCCGGCGGGCTGCGTGGGAAGCCCGG GTTGGAGGCCTAGGTCAGGGGCCAGAATGGAGCAACTCAAGGAAGGCCCTGCAGGAGGCTGTCCAGCAGGAGTTGGCAGCCCTGCAGGGGTCCTGGGAGCAATCCAGTACCCCTGGCCAGCCACAAAGACCCCATCGACTGGTGAGAAGTAAAGATGGGGCACCAAGACCCCAAGGCCTACAGGCAGCCGAGGTGATCAGGACACTGAGCGCCAAGGAGGCCTGTCTGAAGAAGGCGTTGCACCAACTGCAGCGGCAATGTCAGCAGGAGCTAGCCAGGCTGGCTGGTGCTCTGCCTGGCTTGATTTGGATTCTGCCTCCTGAACACTGA